AAGCTTAGATATGATTTTATGTAAAATCCACATAGTTATCCTCCATTACGGATTCTTCGAAACTCCGATTGGCAAAAAATGAGACAGATTGTCAGTGATTGGATTACCAACTCTTGCCCCAATTCCACTCGGTTGTCCATTTATCAAGAAGCTTCCGATAATCATATGTCCGAGACGATGTCCCTTTTCTGTGGAAAAAGGGATGATTGGAAGGTCGATATATTTTTGATAGATCGGTACATATTCAGTATAAGATGTTTGTGAATCAGCCATTTGCAGATTACCTGTTTCATCATAGATTTCAACTGTATCACCTTCACGCCCAAAGGTCGGTTTTTTTACAAAAGCTTGGCTAGTCTCGAGGAACGGGTCAGGCTCGAAGAAGGTCGGAAGGAAATGCTTATCAATCCACTGATGCTCTTCACCACTAAAAAACGAATGATTTTCAAGATGCAACCCCCAAATTACGGCCTGAACCGCTTTATTTTGCACTAAAAATGCTGAGGGTGGATTGATTATTTTAAGCTTGCCGAGTTGGACTAATTCAAGCCACCATAAGCCGATTGGATTCCCATGATGGTCTTGATCTTCAATCAAATTCTCAATCGGAAAGGTTTGACGGTATAGCACATCAATAGAATCTCCAGCTTCATCATATAACCCAACGCCCCTTTCGATTTGGAGACGATGTAGTGGCACGAACTTAGCAGGGAGCCCACATAGTTTTTGAAGATACAATGCCGTGTTACGGTCCTCTAGGTGATCCGCATGTGCAGTAAAAACAAGATTAGGTTGTTTTTTTGACAAACCAAAAGACCCGATAATGCTTGTTCGAATTGCTTTGCCCAGCCTGCGCTCCATCCCATCATTTGGGTTCGTTAAACCAAACTCTTGGCAAATAAGTTCATTAATATGAAACACTTCTTTAATAAAGGTCGGAGTATCAGAATTGATTTCTAGGCACTTTATCTCGTCATCAGATTGGACTAAATCAAGGCGGGCAATTACACTTTCGGTCGACAGTGGCGCCAACCGAAGAAAAGAGAGAGTTCGTTTTGGGAAGCCCATCTCCAGTAGAACCTCGTCATCAGCCCTCCTCAGCAATGTCGCCGTTTTGAAAAAGATGCTCCCAATCCGCTTTGTTGCAGTATTTATAGCTTGAACAAGGTCAAGATTCATTTCATAAACGTCATATAATGCATATTCTTCGCCATAAAGGTCGGGCCAAAAATGATCGATTTGGTCGAAGAAGTGCTTCCGCTTTTGCTGATAGGTGGATCGGTCCATTAACATTCTCCTTTAACCTTCCTCGATCTCCTTCACATAAATCACATAGGTACCACGGTCTTCATCAATTTCAGTCGAGGTTGTGTAAAATTGACCAAGCAATGGAATATCAACAATATCCTTTAATAAATAGCGAATGACTTCAAAATGTGTTTCACAAGGAGTAACGTGTAGAAGACGATAATTTTCTTCAGGTAGCGAGCTTCGAAATTCAAGATGCAACCCTTTGCTTCGATAAATCTGTTCATCTGGCAAGGGGTTATTTGGACCCATTTCCTCAAGTGCTAAAATTTCCTCACTGCCCCTCATTTCATTCGAAATTAATTGGTATTGCATGCCCTTGACGATAAAGTACGTGCATAATTGGCGGGCGTAAAATTCGTCCTCCCCTACAAAGGGAACTTCGTATTCATAGAATGGTTGATATTCACCATTTCCTTGGTCAATAAAATAAGTAAGCTTATGCACTAGGACACCCTCCCCTGTGGCGTATTAATAAGTTAAACACTTCGCTACAATCCAGCCCACAGCAATCGATAGTGAGAAAAGCAAAACACCAACAGCGCGATTATCCTCTTGTATTGCTTTTTCAATGCTAAAGCGAATCGTAATCACTTCAGCAATAATAAAGACAATGATTTGAGCGACAATCCCGATCGCACCCCAAATGATCATATCAACTAATGAAATGGAGTATTCAGCTGCAGACCCAAGGACGACAGCCAGTCCTAAAACCTTTCCTCCTAGTGAAAGGGCGGCCGTTACATTTTTTTCAGCAATTAGCTTAAACTCTTTCACCTTTGTGGTCGTAATTTCAAACAGAAATAGACCGACGAACAATAATCCAAGTGAAACGAGCAAATATAGCGAAAAATTAATATATAAATCCATTAACATCCCTCTTTTCAATCATCTTTCGATTCTTATTAGCCGCCAAAGCTTTTAGAGCCGCTTCCGAATCCTGTACTTTTTTTCATACTCCCTCCCTTAAAGGAGCTGCTGCTTTTGTAATTTTTATAAGCTTTACTTGCATAAAGCAGAGATTTTGTCCGGAAATAGCTTCCACCATAGTAAGAATGGCGATAATAAGATGAATTCTCGTCATCACATTCCCAAACACCATCGTCATCATCCCATTCCCAATCGTCACAGGCATTATCATCAGGAACTGGTGGCAAATTCGCGCTATCATCTCCACAACCAGCAAGCCCAAAAGCCAAAGCAGTTGTTGAGATTCCAGCAATTATTTTTTTCGTTTTACTCATAAAAGTCCTCCTTTCTGTCTCAACCACTAGAAAAATCAAACTCTTTCATCATATTTTATCACGGAAAGCGCTCTCACATTACTAATATTTGACAACATCTGTACAAATAAAACGGCTGTTGAGTGTGCCCTCAACAGCCA
The DNA window shown above is from Bacillus sp. T3 and carries:
- a CDS encoding glutathionylspermidine synthase family protein — translated: MDRSTYQQKRKHFFDQIDHFWPDLYGEEYALYDVYEMNLDLVQAINTATKRIGSIFFKTATLLRRADDEVLLEMGFPKRTLSFLRLAPLSTESVIARLDLVQSDDEIKCLEINSDTPTFIKEVFHINELICQEFGLTNPNDGMERRLGKAIRTSIIGSFGLSKKQPNLVFTAHADHLEDRNTALYLQKLCGLPAKFVPLHRLQIERGVGLYDEAGDSIDVLYRQTFPIENLIEDQDHHGNPIGLWWLELVQLGKLKIINPPSAFLVQNKAVQAVIWGLHLENHSFFSGEEHQWIDKHFLPTFFEPDPFLETSQAFVKKPTFGREGDTVEIYDETGNLQMADSQTSYTEYVPIYQKYIDLPIIPFSTEKGHRLGHMIIGSFLINGQPSGIGARVGNPITDNLSHFLPIGVSKNP
- a CDS encoding RNA helicase produces the protein MHKLTYFIDQGNGEYQPFYEYEVPFVGEDEFYARQLCTYFIVKGMQYQLISNEMRGSEEILALEEMGPNNPLPDEQIYRSKGLHLEFRSSLPEENYRLLHVTPCETHFEVIRYLLKDIVDIPLLGQFYTTSTEIDEDRGTYVIYVKEIEEG
- a CDS encoding DUF350 domain-containing protein, whose translation is MDLYINFSLYLLVSLGLLFVGLFLFEITTTKVKEFKLIAEKNVTAALSLGGKVLGLAVVLGSAAEYSISLVDMIIWGAIGIVAQIIVFIIAEVITIRFSIEKAIQEDNRAVGVLLFSLSIAVGWIVAKCLTY
- a CDS encoding aminotransferase yhxA, which codes for MSKTKKIIAGISTTALAFGLAGCGDDSANLPPVPDDNACDDWEWDDDDGVWECDDENSSYYRHSYYGGSYFRTKSLLYASKAYKNYKSSSSFKGGSMKKSTGFGSGSKSFGG